The genomic stretch ATGTGTAATCGTCTCTCTCCCTCGAGTCCCAGGAAGTCGACCGTCGTCACATCTCCACTCCCGCAGCGGGCCATGTGCTTCAGAGCCGACCCGTCGCCGGCGACCAATCCAACCACTTCACTCACCGAGGGATCGAAGAACTGGCGGCCGAGCTGGAACGGCCCGTGGGCCTTAAAAGGGCTGCCGTACGCCCTCCGGTCCGGCCCCGCCATCATCGACGCCAGGGCGCCCCTGTTGCCCCCGCCGGCCACCGTGGCGCCCATCTGGGCAGCCTTCTGCAGCAGCGCCGTGGCCGACATGTGGGCGAAGGACTCCGACGGAGGCTTCGGGAACGCGGTCGCGTCCAGCCCGCAGAAGCTCACCGGGCCGGGCTGGAGGCGGGAGGAGGGAGCGCCGGGGAGGTTGGGCAGGAAGCTGGAGATCATGCCGGCGGCCATGTCGGCGGGTGGGGGAATGAATTGGTCGGCGAGCGACCCGAGCTCCGGCGAGTTGCCCTTGGAGTCGCGGGGGAAGTAGGCGGGAAGGTCGGCGGAGAGGTGGGGAGGCTTAAGGGTCATGCGGGTGGAGGCCTGGGCTTGAAGGTTGGACGCCATGGTGGCCATGAGTGGCTGGTTCAGCTTGTTGGCATTCTCCTGGGCCAACGCGTCGCAGAAGGCCCGGTGGGTGATGAAGCTGTCCCTCCTGGAAATTGAGGAAAATCAGGAAATAATTAGATGAAGATGAAGCAATAAGTTCATCAAACGTATGCATGGATTGGGAGATGGCATCAAGCAGCTGCTGCACAAGGGAGACAAATTGGCGGCGGTCAACTCTCCCTTGCACGCTTTTCCACACAGACTACGAATCAAAGTTCATAGTTGAAAGATTTGGAGTCAGAATTCTACGGCTTGTCAATTCGATCTGCATCCGTagtgttcaaaaaaaaaaaaagcagaaAACAAATTCATAACAAACGATCGATGGAGAAAGAAGGAATTTCGTTCGATCGGTTGAATGGATTCGTTAATCACCTGGCGAAGATGGTGCCGCAATCGCACTTGTACTCCCTGGTGCCGCAGATCTTGGCGTGCGCCTTCCAGTCCGACTGCACCGCGTACTTCTTGGCGCACTTGTCGCACTTCCACTTCTTCTCGCCGTGCTTCCGGCAGAAGTGCTTCTTGATTCCGGTGAGGTCGCCGAGGGCCCGGCCGGGGTCGTGGTGCACGCACGCCGGCTCCGGGCACACGTACACCCTCTTCCTCACCACCTCGCTGCTGCTCCGCTGCCGGAGCTTCCACGGCAGGTTGTGCCCCCGCCGGTGCAGCTGCAGGTTCTGGTCCCTCTGAAACCCCTTGTGGCAGATCTCGCACACGAACCGGTTCGTCGCCATCAGCGTCTTCGGCGACAACGCGACCACCTCGGCGTTCGGGTCTGCATAAACAAACCTCGCCGTCCTCGATCATTAACAACCGTGACCAAGAATATAACAATTTAACTTTCAATTCAATTCACCTGGAGTTCCAGGAagattcctcttcttcttcattgtCTGCGGCAGCAGCGTCGCAGAGACATCAGCGCTTGCATCGGCGACCGCCGCCGCCGGGTTATACAGCATGTAGCTTTGCTTGTGGGCGTCATCTTCTCCGGCTGACTTGTTCCCGGAACAGAAGCTTCCACCGTCTCCTGTGATATTTGACATAGCTGATACACGCTTCTCTATATCGATCAACAACACTTCACTCAAAAATTCTCCTCTGCTTTTGTTTGTTGCAGGCGAAGGTCTCGAGTAAGGAGAAAGGGGAGGCGTGGGAAGGGATTTCTTTTAAGGCGAGGGAAGAAGGGCGTGGATGACATTTACTAGCTGCTCTGTTTATTGATTAGTCGTTTGTTTAATTGCctaatcatatttatttatttaattacttAGTTTAGGGATCAAAGCAAAGACATACTCTATAACTGAGGTGTTGCCTTCTTCCGTTTGGAATTTCTCTTGGAGTTGCTGTCACCTTAGGGATGTAAAGCTTAGTTTGTATTGAATTTAAGTCGAACTCAATTTAATCGAATGCGATTATCAAATATGTGTGAGATATTTATATGGAACAAAAAAATCCTTGACAAATCTAGACTATAAATATTCAGAATATGAATATGACTTTTGTATCAAGAACATTATCATGAAAATGAAATCTGAATTTTTTGTCCAATCATCCACCTCTTTACAGTATACTTTGAATGTTGACTGCATCATATCGTCTTCATTTCTAGATCATCTTCTATTTTCTCACATGTCTACAAACTGTTGGTGTGAATGATTAAATGGAATGATATCAAGGGAAAAGTGGGTGTGGAGTCATAGTCAACACTCATCTTCATAGATTCTATAGTAATCTACATCATTATAGTTTCTATGATCCTTAGCTATGGAGCTAAAAGGCTATGAGTTCCCAAAAAGTCAAAAGCTGCTCTCTTTCATTACTCATTTCCAGCCCTTGATGTATAATCTTATAATCTATCCGACTAATCAAATAGAAACTAAAGTGGAAAAGCATGAATTAGTGAGCTGCAGTTCTTCAGATGTCTCCTTCATTGAGGGCAGAAGGTCAGCATGAACACTTCGCGTGGAAAATGAGATTGAAATTTTTGAAGGGCAGAGAATATAGTGTTTTAAGTTTTTTCCCCTTTTTTCttgttttttaaagtttaaaggaACGAATTTTTATTTATCGAGAGCAGTTTAAAGAGGGTTTAGAgatgttttttattattatatagaGCTTTATAtatctttgtatttttttttaatcgtcCAAGATACActttttacttttaaataattttttatacatTATTATAACAATTACTACATCATACATACACGTGGCAAAAAATGATTCGTTCATCTGAGTATCTCTATCAATCCATCTTTAACCCAAcatagaggaggtaaatcatggatgactactagCTATGTCAATCCATCTCTAGGCCAACACGGAAGAAGTAAATTACCGGTGACTACAAGTCATTCATGCAAGTGGCTAAGGCATAGGAAAGGGCATGCTCAAACACATTGAGTTTCAACCTCAATATTTCatatggcaacacctcatgcctcAACCAACACCTCGAGGGGGCAATTACCACATCATATATGTTATGTGATACGGTAGTTCAGATGACCCTCTAAAGTTTATTCAAAGTCCAAGAAGTCGATTAAGTTAGCGGTCAAAGTCCAAAATAGTCGACATTTTAAATTACAGTATATTCATCATTAGGATCGAGAGCTCACCTGACCAGACCCTTATGTCGGTCGAGCTTTGAGTCCCAATCTCTTTACGCATGGACAAAGCTTGAAGCCAAGTATTGACTAGTTTGATCAAGTACTCCAGCCAATTAAACTTATGGTCTAATCGAACACACAGGATgcttgatccaactaaagaagtCGAGTGAAGGGTGAGTCGCCGACCGTATTCATAAAAGCTAATTGGGTACCTCTCTCATGAGGGATG from Zingiber officinale cultivar Zhangliang chromosome 5B, Zo_v1.1, whole genome shotgun sequence encodes the following:
- the LOC121985821 gene encoding zinc finger protein GAI-ASSOCIATED FACTOR 1-like, which gives rise to MSNITGDGGSFCSGNKSAGEDDAHKQSYMLYNPAAAVADASADVSATLLPQTMKKKRNLPGTPDPNAEVVALSPKTLMATNRFVCEICHKGFQRDQNLQLHRRGHNLPWKLRQRSSSEVVRKRVYVCPEPACVHHDPGRALGDLTGIKKHFCRKHGEKKWKCDKCAKKYAVQSDWKAHAKICGTREYKCDCGTIFARRDSFITHRAFCDALAQENANKLNQPLMATMASNLQAQASTRMTLKPPHLSADLPAYFPRDSKGNSPELGSLADQFIPPPADMAAGMISSFLPNLPGAPSSRLQPGPVSFCGLDATAFPKPPSESFAHMSATALLQKAAQMGATVAGGGNRGALASMMAGPDRRAYGSPFKAHGPFQLGRQFFDPSVSEVVGLVAGDGSALKHMARCGSGDVTTVDFLGLEGERRLHMQQQQLRRMETLHGLQQQQHQHQQMHTEMENALWEL